One genomic window of Roseobacter ponti includes the following:
- a CDS encoding MFS transporter, translating to MNIKGQFAQITGADPDDVDAAEARNGVIHVISLTLTKTADALIDPKLVLSWLLTALGAPGAMIGLLVPIREAGALLPQLALARFVEASPQRKRFWSAGSAVQGLASLGIAVSALLFTGFLAGSLIIACLALLSVARSASSVSYKDALARTIKKRRRGAITGLASSVAATSVFGVGLLMATGLFQVSVAPLAIMIAVAGVAFLLASGVFVLLDEPQTTPQGDDDKDGLAALIDPILSDGQLRLFVASRAALAVTALAPPFIVMLSASAGRTALDELGPLVMASTAASVLSSYLWGRLSDRSSRQTLMAAGALGGVVLAVIGVIGLGSGGFPDVLWAAVAIFAAQIAYEGVRSGRKLHLTDMTEDQFRARYTALSNTLIGLALLAGGLFGIAAEAFGPSPVLLAFGAIAILGSVLASGLDEVQQE from the coding sequence ATGAACATCAAAGGACAGTTTGCACAGATAACCGGCGCTGATCCTGACGACGTTGATGCAGCAGAAGCCCGCAACGGGGTCATACACGTCATATCGCTGACGCTGACCAAGACCGCTGATGCGCTGATCGATCCCAAGCTGGTCCTCTCCTGGCTCCTGACGGCGCTTGGCGCGCCGGGCGCAATGATCGGGTTGCTGGTTCCGATCCGCGAAGCCGGTGCCCTTCTGCCGCAACTGGCGCTTGCCCGGTTTGTCGAGGCAAGTCCACAACGCAAGCGTTTCTGGAGTGCCGGCAGCGCGGTTCAGGGCCTGGCGTCTCTCGGCATCGCGGTATCGGCATTGTTATTCACCGGTTTTTTGGCGGGCAGTCTGATCATTGCATGTCTGGCGCTCCTCTCGGTCGCGCGGTCTGCTTCCTCTGTGAGCTATAAGGACGCTCTTGCCCGGACCATAAAAAAGCGCCGGCGGGGTGCGATTACGGGCCTCGCCTCTTCCGTTGCCGCCACAAGCGTCTTTGGTGTCGGGCTGCTGATGGCGACGGGCCTCTTCCAGGTCTCCGTGGCTCCGCTTGCCATCATGATCGCGGTGGCGGGGGTGGCTTTCCTGCTCGCGTCCGGTGTCTTTGTGCTGCTTGACGAGCCACAGACGACACCGCAGGGCGATGATGACAAAGACGGTCTCGCCGCGCTGATCGATCCGATCCTCAGCGACGGACAGCTGCGCCTTTTCGTGGCCTCAAGAGCGGCACTTGCGGTCACCGCTCTGGCGCCACCCTTCATCGTCATGCTGTCCGCAAGCGCGGGCCGCACCGCGCTTGATGAACTCGGGCCACTGGTGATGGCGTCCACAGCGGCCTCCGTTCTGTCATCCTATCTCTGGGGGCGACTATCGGACCGCTCCAGCCGACAGACGCTGATGGCCGCCGGCGCCCTTGGAGGGGTGGTTCTTGCCGTCATCGGAGTAATCGGGCTGGGGTCTGGCGGGTTCCCTGATGTGCTCTGGGCAGCCGTTGCGATCTTTGCGGCGCAGATCGCCTATGAAGGTGTGCGTTCCGGTCGCAAACTGCACCTGACCGATATGACCGAAGACCAGTTTCGCGCCAGATACACCGCTCTTTCCAACACGCTGATCGGACTGGCGCTTCTTGCCGGGGGGCTGTTCGGGATTGCAGCCGAAGCTTTCGGCCCCTCGCCGGTTCTGCTTGCTTTTGGCGCCATTGCAATACTTGGCTCAGTTCTCGCAAGCGGGCTCGACGAGGTGCAGCAGGAGTGA
- a CDS encoding universal stress protein yields the protein MYKRIMVATDGSDMAGKAVEHGVLLAKSVGADIVFVTVTESWSAFVIASDVEYGKISAVDKFEASANDAAGKILDAAKKVAAGHDVQCDTRHVHDRLPAEGIVETAELEDCELIVMASHGRRGLGKMMMGSQTAEVLAVSKIPVLVLR from the coding sequence ATGTACAAAAGAATTATGGTCGCGACAGACGGGTCCGACATGGCCGGAAAGGCCGTCGAACATGGCGTGCTGCTGGCGAAGTCGGTCGGGGCCGACATAGTATTTGTTACCGTTACAGAGAGCTGGTCTGCTTTCGTGATCGCAAGCGATGTCGAATACGGAAAAATCAGCGCGGTGGACAAATTTGAAGCCTCAGCCAATGACGCAGCCGGCAAAATTCTGGACGCCGCAAAGAAGGTTGCTGCAGGTCATGATGTACAGTGTGACACACGCCATGTTCACGACCGCCTTCCCGCAGAAGGAATTGTTGAAACCGCCGAATTGGAAGACTGCGAGCTGATCGTGATGGCGTCACACGGGCGGCGCGGGCTTGGTAAAATGATGATGGGCAGCCAGACCGCCGAAGTTCTTGCGGTCTCGAAAATTCCGGTGCTTGTCCTGCGGTGA
- a CDS encoding nuclear transport factor 2 family protein, with protein MEDLVETGRKFVQAMRDRQGIANVHDMYAETAESVEAVVPPGRYVRVASGRDAIKAKREDWLAGHEIHRLEADGPYLHPPNRFAVRFEVDVTQKATGRQMNLREIAVYSVEDGRIVREEFFMAPK; from the coding sequence ATGGAAGATCTGGTCGAAACGGGACGGAAGTTCGTTCAGGCGATGCGCGATCGACAGGGCATTGCAAACGTCCACGACATGTATGCGGAAACGGCGGAGTCGGTAGAGGCGGTTGTGCCGCCCGGGCGTTATGTCCGGGTTGCCAGCGGTCGCGACGCGATAAAAGCAAAACGGGAAGACTGGCTGGCAGGGCACGAAATCCACAGACTGGAAGCAGACGGCCCTTATCTTCACCCTCCCAATCGGTTCGCGGTGCGCTTTGAGGTTGATGTGACGCAGAAAGCCACCGGCCGCCAAATGAACCTGCGCGAGATCGCGGTTTATTCGGTCGAGGATGGCAGGATTGTCCGCGAGGAGTTTTTTATGGCGCCGAAATAG
- a CDS encoding trypsin-like peptidase domain-containing protein, producing MVDDLEPCAEAAEPPDKDQVRAFLENLTGPSRGRIVWLSSDHPHISVDAERMLRVVSADGGKPATDNRALLRWSGETYEIEALPGTDIWVNGRQVGSAHLIHGDMIEFGEDGPMSRYRLCRNCYPTRWPVEEILSDTMAYARSSRRPFGPRLTNAFFEAGRRLLLETSLLFRLTVIAVLIVLTTVVALQWQSDRLIRQAIGEEALRLEAITTALAETRRQALSADELALLREQLDLQLAGNADRLTRLERRLDASARVIRETTASVAFLQGAYGLRETESGRLLRHVLNAEGVPLQTPFGKPLVDVEGNGDPLEFQFTGTGFLLTGSGYLVTNRHVALPWTSGDRMRAFREGGFEPEMLRLMVFLPGLSDPVDATFLAAGGTADLALLSVPREASEGRGLSLSESPLETGDEVIVMGFPTGLRALLAQAGQPFLTKLEDAGETDFWTVAARLSEQGKIAPLASRGIIAQITPMAVIYDAETTIGGSGGPALDSDGTVVAINTAILPEFGGANIGVPVAELHRLLDAMAED from the coding sequence TTGGTCGATGATCTTGAACCCTGCGCCGAAGCGGCGGAACCCCCGGATAAAGACCAGGTCCGCGCGTTTCTGGAAAACCTGACCGGTCCGTCCCGCGGCCGGATCGTATGGTTGTCGTCTGATCATCCGCACATAAGCGTAGATGCAGAACGCATGCTCCGGGTCGTTTCCGCTGACGGAGGTAAACCTGCAACAGATAACCGTGCGCTGCTGCGCTGGTCAGGAGAAACCTACGAAATCGAAGCACTGCCCGGGACAGACATCTGGGTGAACGGTCGCCAGGTCGGCTCTGCGCATCTGATACACGGCGACATGATCGAATTCGGAGAGGACGGCCCGATGTCGCGCTACAGGCTGTGCCGCAATTGCTATCCGACGCGCTGGCCTGTCGAAGAAATTCTCAGCGACACAATGGCCTATGCCCGCTCCAGCCGCCGGCCGTTCGGACCGCGCCTGACGAATGCTTTCTTCGAAGCGGGGCGGCGGCTGTTGCTGGAAACATCTTTGCTGTTTCGTCTGACGGTCATCGCGGTTCTGATTGTGCTGACAACAGTCGTGGCCCTGCAATGGCAAAGCGACCGTCTGATCCGGCAAGCCATCGGGGAGGAAGCTCTGCGGCTTGAGGCGATCACGACTGCCCTCGCCGAAACCCGCCGGCAGGCACTGAGCGCTGATGAGCTTGCACTGCTGCGCGAACAGCTTGATCTGCAACTGGCCGGGAACGCCGACCGGCTCACCCGGCTCGAACGGCGCCTTGACGCCTCTGCGCGGGTCATCCGTGAAACGACTGCGTCGGTGGCTTTTCTGCAGGGGGCCTACGGTCTGCGCGAGACCGAGAGCGGCAGGCTGCTGCGCCACGTCCTGAATGCGGAAGGTGTGCCATTGCAGACACCATTCGGCAAACCGCTCGTCGATGTGGAGGGCAATGGAGATCCGCTGGAATTTCAGTTCACCGGAACCGGCTTTCTGCTGACCGGCAGCGGATATCTTGTGACCAACCGGCACGTCGCGCTGCCCTGGACATCAGGAGACCGGATGCGGGCGTTTCGGGAAGGCGGGTTTGAACCGGAAATGCTCAGGCTCATGGTTTTCCTGCCCGGCTTAAGTGATCCGGTTGACGCGACTTTTCTTGCCGCCGGCGGGACGGCTGATCTGGCGCTTCTCTCCGTGCCGCGCGAGGCCAGTGAGGGTCGCGGTCTGAGCTTGTCAGAAAGCCCGCTGGAAACCGGTGACGAGGTGATCGTCATGGGCTTCCCCACCGGACTGCGTGCGCTTCTGGCACAGGCCGGACAGCCCTTTTTAACCAAACTGGAGGACGCAGGCGAAACAGATTTCTGGACGGTTGCGGCCCGTCTGTCCGAACAGGGTAAGATCGCCCCCCTTGCCAGCCGTGGCATTATTGCTCAGATCACCCCGATGGCCGTGATCTATGATGCCGAAACCACAATCGGCGGCAGCGGGGGGCCTGCGCTGGACAGTGATGGCACGGTCGTGGCCATAAATACCGCCATTCTGCCCGAGTTTGGCGGCGCCAATATCGGTGTTCCCGTGGCTGAACTGCACCGTCTTCTGGACGCCATGGCTGAGGATTAA
- a CDS encoding APC family permease produces MVVDHEAGDLRRSIGLTGLVLYGLGVTIGAGIYVLVGETIVRAGPYAPAAFLLSAFVMGFTAASFAELSGRVPQAAGEAVYVEKSFGIRWLTVAVGLAVLIEAMIAAAAIAVGSAGYVGQLIALPAEVLIIGIITLMATIAAWGIRQSVAIAGAMTLVEVSGLLIIIGLGLASDPGGIAALPASLAPPVGDLSAISGVLAASMIAFFAFIGFDDVVNLVEEARNPAKIMPWAIGITLLAVTVLYVLVSFVAMQTVSVAEMSATTAPISLLFERLTGLPSLAITVIAIIATMNGVVIILIMAARVCYGMARENRLPAWLGVVSPGTQTPVRATVITAALVLVLALFTPLDTLAETSSEVLLVIFAIVNLALVRFKLKGIPAPQGIFTVHIIFPIAGTFCCIALVLGAALAGG; encoded by the coding sequence ATGGTTGTGGATCATGAGGCCGGTGACCTCAGGCGATCAATTGGTCTGACAGGCCTGGTGCTTTATGGCCTGGGGGTCACGATCGGGGCCGGGATATATGTTCTGGTCGGTGAAACGATCGTGCGCGCGGGGCCTTATGCGCCTGCGGCATTCCTGCTGTCTGCTTTTGTGATGGGCTTTACAGCGGCGTCATTTGCTGAACTGTCGGGGCGCGTGCCTCAGGCCGCCGGAGAGGCGGTCTATGTCGAAAAGTCGTTCGGAATCAGATGGCTGACAGTCGCGGTAGGCCTTGCCGTTCTGATCGAAGCGATGATCGCGGCGGCCGCAATCGCTGTCGGGTCAGCAGGCTACGTCGGCCAGCTCATCGCTCTCCCTGCGGAAGTGCTGATCATCGGCATCATCACTCTCATGGCGACGATTGCCGCCTGGGGAATTCGCCAGTCCGTCGCAATCGCAGGTGCGATGACGCTGGTAGAAGTCTCGGGCCTTCTGATCATCATCGGCCTTGGTCTCGCCAGTGATCCCGGCGGCATTGCGGCGCTGCCCGCATCACTCGCACCACCCGTCGGTGACCTTTCGGCCATTTCCGGTGTACTCGCCGCCAGCATGATCGCCTTTTTCGCCTTCATCGGATTTGACGATGTGGTGAATCTCGTCGAAGAGGCCAGGAACCCGGCAAAAATCATGCCATGGGCCATCGGGATCACGCTGCTTGCTGTGACGGTGCTCTATGTGCTGGTGTCTTTCGTCGCCATGCAGACTGTTTCTGTCGCGGAAATGTCTGCCACGACAGCACCGATCAGTCTGCTTTTTGAACGGCTTACAGGGTTGCCGTCGCTTGCGATCACTGTGATTGCCATCATCGCCACTATGAACGGCGTCGTTATCATTCTTATTATGGCGGCACGGGTCTGTTATGGCATGGCGCGGGAAAACCGTCTGCCCGCATGGCTTGGTGTCGTGTCGCCAGGTACTCAGACACCGGTCAGGGCCACGGTGATCACAGCGGCGCTGGTGCTGGTTCTCGCGCTTTTCACGCCCCTCGACACGCTTGCGGAAACCTCGTCGGAGGTGCTTCTCGTGATCTTTGCCATCGTCAATCTTGCCCTCGTCCGGTTCAAGCTTAAAGGCATACCGGCACCTCAGGGCATCTTCACCGTCCACATCATATTCCCGATTGCGGGAACCTTCTGCTGTATCGCGCTGGTGCTGGGGGCTGCTCTGGCTGGCGGGTGA
- a CDS encoding histidine phosphatase family protein has protein sequence MKFILVLIFLIPCGAFANDWDALKQDGAIAVMRHALAPGTGDPSDFNLRDCSTQRNLDGRGRTQARSIGAAFRDQGIKFDVVFTSQWCRTRETAELLEAGPVVEAPSLNSFFRDRQDRDRQTTETRDLIGDTDGLLMLVTHQVNISALTGRSARAGEVLIIRAAEGAVEVLGSILIEP, from the coding sequence ATGAAATTCATCCTCGTCCTGATTTTTCTCATTCCCTGCGGAGCTTTCGCAAATGACTGGGATGCCCTCAAGCAGGACGGAGCAATCGCAGTCATGCGCCATGCCCTGGCTCCGGGAACCGGCGATCCGTCAGATTTTAACCTGCGGGACTGCTCAACGCAGCGCAATCTTGATGGGCGGGGCCGAACGCAGGCCCGCAGCATTGGCGCCGCTTTCCGGGACCAGGGTATAAAATTTGACGTCGTATTCACCAGTCAGTGGTGCCGTACGCGCGAAACCGCTGAACTGCTGGAGGCCGGACCGGTCGTTGAGGCGCCATCCCTGAACTCGTTTTTCCGGGACAGGCAGGACCGGGACAGGCAGACCACAGAAACACGAGATCTGATTGGCGACACTGATGGTCTGTTAATGCTGGTCACCCACCAGGTGAACATCTCTGCCCTGACGGGCCGGAGTGCGCGTGCCGGTGAAGTGCTGATCATTCGCGCAGCAGAAGGAGCGGTGGAGGTTCTGGGCAGCATTCTCATTGAACCCTGA
- a CDS encoding calcium-binding protein, giving the protein MAKGGKKGGSNSGGGGSEGGSIKGNRKDNLLTGTEFDDTILARQGDDTLIGLGGNDFLFAEEGDDLLEGGSGNDRLFGMSGKDILNGGADHDELFGGADDDDLNGDGGDDVLLGGPGSDSISGGSGYDTAEFTDIGGDIPLSSDPGVTTVDGITLTSTGPASYTSVNRITPDTSETDTLTDIDRVIGSNFNDAMTGGDGADNFAGAYGDDVLIGGDGADVLYGGRDNDILEGGQDGDTFVFLRVADGILEPDPPVQGDTSVYDDPGTGDGQDVIVDFDLNEDQIVFLSNEDMTVGSYSDADGFTVLTYAAPDFQGPSEITLTGVTESADDLLAIGAIDILVDPGFDFIV; this is encoded by the coding sequence ATGGCCAAAGGTGGAAAAAAGGGCGGCAGCAACTCCGGCGGCGGAGGGTCAGAGGGCGGAAGCATCAAGGGCAACCGTAAGGACAATCTGCTCACAGGTACGGAATTTGACGATACCATCCTTGCACGACAGGGCGACGATACGCTTATCGGACTCGGCGGAAACGATTTTCTGTTCGCTGAGGAAGGTGATGATCTGCTGGAGGGCGGCAGCGGGAATGATCGCCTTTTCGGGATGTCGGGCAAAGACATCCTGAATGGCGGCGCGGATCACGATGAACTTTTCGGCGGTGCGGATGACGATGATCTGAATGGCGACGGCGGTGATGATGTCTTACTCGGCGGCCCTGGCAGTGACAGCATAAGCGGCGGATCAGGGTACGACACCGCGGAATTTACCGACATCGGCGGCGATATACCTTTGTCGTCCGATCCGGGGGTGACGACGGTAGACGGCATTACGCTGACGTCCACCGGTCCTGCCTCGTACACATCGGTGAACCGGATTACCCCTGACACATCGGAGACGGATACGCTGACGGATATCGACCGGGTCATCGGTTCAAATTTTAACGACGCTATGACCGGGGGCGACGGGGCGGACAATTTTGCCGGTGCATACGGGGATGATGTTCTCATCGGAGGCGACGGCGCGGATGTCCTTTATGGCGGCCGCGACAACGATATCCTCGAAGGCGGACAGGACGGCGACACATTCGTCTTTCTGCGCGTGGCAGATGGCATCCTCGAACCGGACCCGCCGGTACAGGGTGACACCAGTGTTTATGACGATCCGGGCACCGGCGACGGCCAGGATGTGATCGTCGACTTTGACCTCAATGAAGATCAAATCGTGTTCCTGTCAAATGAAGACATGACCGTCGGGAGTTACTCTGACGCTGATGGTTTCACTGTACTGACCTATGCTGCGCCGGATTTTCAGGGGCCGTCGGAAATCACGCTGACGGGTGTCACGGAAAGTGCTGATGACCTGCTCGCGATAGGTGCGATAGACATTCTGGTTGATCCCGGTTTTGATTTCATCGTGTGA
- a CDS encoding aldo/keto reductase, whose product MEKRQVGKTGLEIDTLGLGGAPLGGNFADLDYAQAADLIRSAKNAGTGYFDTAPWYGFGRSERVVGDMLRGSDYVLSDKVGRLLRPGAVADPMAFGMVDPLPFHVVYDYGYDGIMRAWEDNLQRLGLDRIDILLAHDIGAFQHGDENVRHFRDLEQGGYRAMEELRRAGHVSAIGLGVNENQVCMDALGIGDWDVFLLAGRYTLLEQTPLDALFPACQSAGTSIICGGPFNSGILVGREMWNYAKAPEEIIQKARALSAAADAFDIPLAAAALQFPLLNDIVTSVIPGPRNAGELDQILDWFQTPVPAAFWAALKSQGLLDERAPVPSR is encoded by the coding sequence ATGGAAAAAAGACAGGTCGGAAAGACCGGGCTTGAGATTGATACGCTTGGCCTCGGGGGCGCGCCGCTTGGCGGGAATTTCGCCGATCTGGACTACGCCCAGGCGGCGGATCTGATACGCAGTGCGAAAAACGCCGGCACCGGCTATTTCGATACTGCGCCCTGGTATGGTTTCGGACGCTCTGAGCGGGTCGTGGGGGATATGCTGCGCGGTTCAGACTATGTACTGTCGGACAAGGTGGGGCGGCTTCTGCGCCCCGGCGCAGTCGCGGATCCGATGGCATTTGGCATGGTCGATCCATTGCCGTTCCACGTGGTGTACGATTACGGATATGACGGGATCATGCGGGCCTGGGAAGACAATCTTCAGCGTCTCGGGCTTGACCGGATTGATATTCTGCTCGCCCATGACATCGGCGCTTTTCAGCATGGTGACGAGAATGTCCGCCATTTCCGGGATCTCGAACAGGGCGGCTATCGCGCGATGGAAGAGCTGCGCAGGGCGGGACATGTCAGTGCCATCGGGCTGGGCGTGAATGAAAACCAGGTCTGTATGGATGCGCTGGGAATCGGTGACTGGGACGTATTCCTGCTCGCGGGACGTTACACCCTGCTTGAGCAGACGCCCCTGGATGCGCTGTTCCCGGCCTGCCAGTCCGCGGGAACGTCGATCATCTGCGGAGGCCCGTTTAACTCAGGCATTCTGGTGGGCCGCGAGATGTGGAACTATGCAAAGGCCCCCGAAGAGATTATTCAGAAAGCCCGCGCGCTGAGTGCGGCCGCAGATGCATTCGATATTCCTCTGGCCGCGGCGGCACTGCAGTTCCCGCTTCTCAACGATATCGTCACTTCCGTGATCCCGGGCCCGCGCAACGCGGGTGAACTGGACCAGATCCTCGACTGGTTTCAGACCCCGGTTCCTGCGGCATTCTGGGCAGCCCTGAAATCACAAGGCCTGCTGGATGAAAGAGCGCCCGTGCCTTCTCGCTGA
- a CDS encoding c-type cytochrome encodes MKQILHFIPVIVFAASVQAGDMGEELFSDNCIVCHGVTGQGDGPAARGLNTAPADLTGIAARRDGVWPMLEVMSIIDGYSRNTLSREDMPVFENFLDNEMVEFDTGNGVNVLVPEKLIEIVKYLEALQDPTPTRYVP; translated from the coding sequence GTGAAACAGATTTTGCATTTTATCCCGGTCATCGTCTTTGCCGCCTCGGTGCAGGCAGGGGATATGGGGGAAGAGTTATTCTCTGACAACTGCATCGTCTGCCACGGGGTGACCGGTCAGGGCGACGGTCCCGCCGCCAGGGGGCTGAATACGGCACCTGCCGATCTGACCGGGATTGCCGCGCGTCGTGACGGGGTCTGGCCCATGCTCGAAGTTATGTCGATCATAGACGGCTATTCCCGCAACACGCTTTCGCGCGAGGATATGCCGGTCTTTGAAAACTTTCTGGACAATGAAATGGTCGAATTCGACACCGGAAATGGCGTAAACGTTCTGGTGCCCGAAAAGCTGATCGAAATTGTGAAATATCTCGAAGCCCTGCAGGATCCAACACCGACGCGCTATGTACCCTGA